In the Gemmatimonadota bacterium genome, TTCGACACGGCCAGGAACGAGCACATCCCCAGGAAGTAAGCGAGGAGGATGTTCTCCACGAAGATCGACTTGATGGCCAGGCTCAGATAATGCTCCATCCTAATGCTCCGTGTAGCCGTTGATGGTGCGCTGGATCCAGATGATGAGCCCCAGCAGAATGAACGCCCCCGCCGGGATGACCATGAGCCCCATGTTCTGGTAGCCGAGGTCGTAGAGAGCCTGCGGAACGACGCGCAGCCCGAAGACCGTGCCGCTCCCCAGAAGCTCCCGCCCGAACGCGACCGCCAGGAGAATGGCGCCGTAGCCGAGCGAGTTCCCCAGCCCGTCGAGGAAGGAGCGCCAGGGCGGATTCGCCATCGCGTAGGCTTCCGCGCGGCCCATCACGATGCAGTTCGTGATGATCAGTCCCACGAATACGGAAAGCGCGCGGGAGATGTCGTACATGTAGGCTTTGAGGATCTCGTTCACCACGATCACCAGACTGGCGATCACCGACAACTGCACGATGATCCGGATCTTCGACGGAATGTGGTTCCGCAGGAGACTGATGATGACATTCGACAGCGTCAGGACGAAGGTCACCGCCAGCGTCATGACGACGGCGGTCTGCATCTGGACCGTCACCGCCAGCGCCGAGCAGATGCCGAGCACCTGCACGGTGATGGGGTTGTTGTCCGAAAGCGGATCCGCAAGCGCCTTGCGCGACTTCTTGTTCATCGCGACGACTCCCCTGACGATGCGCGCAGTTCAGCAAAGTAGGGTTCGTACCGCATGAGCCCCGCCCGCACGAGATCCGTCACGCCGTTGCAGGTCATCGTGGCGCCGCTGATGCCGTCTACCCAGTGATCCAGTTCCGCGGAGTGCCGTTCCACGGCCGGCCCTTTCGCGACCGATACGGAGACCATCGTGCCGTCCGCATCGAGCACCTTCTTCCCCACCCAGCCTTCCTGGAAGTACGCCTTGTCGATCTCCCCGCCGAGGCCCGGGGTCTCTCCGTGCTGGTAGAAGGTGATCCCGCGCACGGTGTCGAGATCTGAATCCAGCGCGAAGTACCCGTAGCAGGTCGACCAGAGTCCCTTCCCTGAAATGGGGAAGGTGTACGCGGAGACCGCGCCGTCGTCGATGCGCTGGAAGACCGGGAAGAGGCCCGTATCCGTTCCGATGTCCCCGGGAGCGCGCCCCTGCGCGACATTCCCGTCGGCATCCACCACGAGTCCGCGAATGCGCTCCGCGTAGATCCCGTTCACTTCCTCGCGGGTGGCCGTCTCCGGCATGAG is a window encoding:
- the nqrC gene encoding NADH:ubiquinone reductase (Na(+)-transporting) subunit C produces the protein MRETFRTLRFAAMVCLGCSILVSGAANGLRARQDANLKLDIRKNILKSVGLMPETATREEVNGIYAERIRGLVVDADGNVAQGRAPGDIGTDTGLFPVFQRIDDGAVSAYTFPISGKGLWSTCYGYFALDSDLDTVRGITFYQHGETPGLGGEIDKAYFQEGWVGKKVLDADGTMVSVSVAKGPAVERHSAELDHWVDGISGATMTCNGVTDLVRAGLMRYEPYFAELRASSGESSR
- a CDS encoding Rnf-Nqr domain containing protein; translated protein: MEHYLSLAIKSIFVENILLAYFLGMCSFLAVS
- a CDS encoding NADH:ubiquinone reductase (Na(+)-transporting) subunit D, producing MNKKSRKALADPLSDNNPITVQVLGICSALAVTVQMQTAVVMTLAVTFVLTLSNVIISLLRNHIPSKIRIIVQLSVIASLVIVVNEILKAYMYDISRALSVFVGLIITNCIVMGRAEAYAMANPPWRSFLDGLGNSLGYGAILLAVAFGRELLGSGTVFGLRVVPQALYDLGYQNMGLMVIPAGAFILLGLIIWIQRTINGYTEH